Proteins encoded together in one Catellatospora citrea window:
- a CDS encoding ABC transporter permease — translation MRWLRAWAPALRMARREALRSRGRSALVIAMIGLPVAMMSFVAAAYDMHQLTPVEELTRQIGQYDAQVEWVADGPVTQPPLGNGYSSTGRMRESPPTAAELLAVLPAGSTVSQVAEGGVDVFTPNGIGGVSARGVDLADPRLSGFVELLSGVAPARADEVALNEGLADRLGVGVGGKIRTANPEYTYTVTAVVELPSSLYETVVFRPGVLPPPVDWLVDTPSPVLWADVQQLNEHGLIVRSRAVALDPPAVPVDDYVDRHQVEEVALGAIMVVLIMLEVVLLAGPAFAVGARRRSRDLALVAAAGGTPAHLRRIVLADGVVLGLGAAIAAVALGVTVAVLTLPLFEQYLVHARAGGLRIFPAAQLGVVLLAVGAGLAAAMVPAFTAARQSVITVLAGRRGVTRSRKRWITLGTVLAAGGAAIAVAGAGIGGTTAIMAGLVLGELGLVLLTPSLVGLIARAGRWLPLAPRIALRDTARNRGSAAPAISAVMAAVAGAVAIGAFVGSDEQQRFDSYEPRMPVGNVLVRQNAPDTAAPPDLVRVQEAVRQVLPGARAHVLQSPVCVDPAEGRGCSLRLDMPPAARCPVSSGHDITTEQRDLAALEDARCAWERGIGSIQFAVVDDAAALEAISGAPAAALAQARQTLAAGGLVVADPRYISGGAVSVIVTEWQEPTAQRAQQDPADRPAVTVPATALPAGTQTAAFAVATPALIQRLGLGVRRDMVIATVGHVASAEETERLNGAVHAVGTDLGVEVEQGAQYREDPIVWILGLVAALVALGAAGIATGLAAADGRADLATLGAVGASPRVRRLLSLSQSGVISGLGAVLGVIAGLGTTAVLIAALNAGGDYIRFGEAPMRLFLPWETIAIVLAVPLIAMAGAGLLTRSRLPIERRL, via the coding sequence ATGAGGTGGCTGCGGGCCTGGGCTCCCGCGCTGCGCATGGCACGCCGGGAGGCACTGCGCTCTCGGGGCCGCTCCGCCCTGGTCATCGCCATGATCGGATTGCCGGTCGCGATGATGTCGTTCGTCGCGGCCGCCTACGACATGCACCAGCTCACGCCCGTCGAGGAGCTGACCCGCCAGATCGGGCAGTACGACGCGCAGGTCGAGTGGGTCGCCGACGGCCCGGTCACCCAGCCCCCGTTGGGCAACGGCTACTCCAGCACCGGCAGGATGCGCGAGTCGCCGCCGACCGCGGCCGAGCTGCTGGCGGTGCTGCCCGCCGGGTCGACGGTCAGCCAGGTCGCCGAGGGCGGTGTCGACGTGTTCACCCCGAACGGCATCGGCGGCGTCAGCGCCCGCGGGGTCGACCTGGCCGATCCCCGCCTGAGCGGGTTCGTGGAGCTGCTGTCGGGCGTCGCGCCCGCTCGCGCCGACGAGGTCGCGCTCAACGAAGGGCTGGCCGACCGGCTGGGGGTGGGCGTCGGCGGGAAGATCCGCACGGCGAACCCCGAGTACACGTACACCGTCACCGCCGTCGTCGAGCTCCCGAGCTCGCTGTACGAGACCGTCGTCTTCCGGCCGGGTGTCCTCCCGCCGCCGGTCGACTGGCTGGTCGACACCCCGTCCCCGGTGCTGTGGGCCGACGTGCAGCAGCTCAACGAGCACGGCCTCATCGTCCGGAGCCGGGCGGTGGCCCTCGACCCGCCGGCCGTCCCCGTGGACGACTACGTGGACCGCCACCAGGTCGAGGAGGTCGCTCTCGGCGCGATCATGGTCGTACTGATCATGCTGGAGGTCGTGCTGCTGGCGGGTCCGGCCTTCGCCGTCGGAGCGCGGCGGCGCAGCCGCGACCTGGCGCTGGTCGCCGCCGCCGGCGGAACCCCCGCCCACCTGCGGCGCATCGTGCTGGCCGACGGCGTGGTGCTGGGGCTCGGCGCGGCGATCGCCGCCGTCGCGCTCGGCGTCACCGTGGCCGTGCTCACCCTGCCGCTGTTCGAGCAGTACCTGGTCCACGCCCGGGCCGGGGGCCTGCGGATCTTCCCGGCCGCCCAGCTCGGCGTGGTGCTGCTCGCGGTCGGCGCGGGCCTGGCCGCCGCGATGGTGCCCGCGTTCACCGCCGCGCGGCAGAGCGTGATCACCGTGCTCGCGGGGCGCCGGGGCGTCACCCGGTCCCGCAAACGCTGGATCACCCTCGGCACGGTGCTCGCGGCGGGCGGCGCGGCGATCGCCGTCGCCGGCGCGGGGATCGGCGGGACCACCGCCATCATGGCCGGCCTGGTGCTCGGCGAACTCGGCCTGGTGCTGCTCACCCCGTCACTCGTCGGGCTCATCGCCCGGGCCGGACGGTGGCTGCCGCTCGCGCCTCGGATCGCGCTGCGCGACACCGCCCGCAACCGCGGCTCGGCCGCGCCCGCGATCTCGGCCGTGATGGCCGCGGTCGCCGGGGCGGTCGCCATCGGCGCGTTCGTCGGCAGCGACGAGCAGCAGCGGTTCGACAGCTACGAGCCGAGGATGCCGGTCGGCAACGTGCTGGTGCGGCAGAACGCGCCGGACACCGCTGCGCCACCGGACCTGGTCCGGGTGCAGGAAGCGGTGCGCCAGGTGCTGCCCGGCGCGCGGGCGCACGTGCTGCAGTCTCCCGTCTGCGTGGACCCGGCCGAGGGGCGCGGCTGCTCGCTGCGCCTCGACATGCCGCCCGCCGCGCGCTGTCCGGTCTCGTCCGGCCACGACATCACCACCGAGCAGCGGGATCTGGCCGCGCTCGAGGACGCGCGCTGCGCGTGGGAGCGGGGCATCGGCTCGATCCAGTTCGCGGTCGTCGACGACGCGGCGGCCCTGGAGGCGATCAGCGGCGCGCCCGCGGCCGCCCTGGCCCAGGCCCGGCAGACGCTGGCAGCGGGCGGCCTGGTGGTCGCCGATCCCCGCTACATCAGCGGCGGCGCGGTGTCGGTCATCGTGACCGAGTGGCAGGAGCCGACCGCGCAGCGGGCGCAGCAGGATCCGGCCGATCGGCCGGCGGTGACGGTGCCCGCCACGGCACTGCCGGCCGGTACGCAGACCGCCGCGTTCGCCGTGGCCACACCCGCCCTGATCCAGCGGCTCGGGCTGGGCGTACGCCGCGACATGGTGATCGCCACCGTCGGGCACGTGGCCTCCGCCGAGGAGACCGAGCGGCTCAACGGAGCCGTGCACGCCGTGGGCACAGACCTCGGCGTGGAGGTCGAGCAGGGAGCCCAGTACCGCGAGGACCCGATCGTCTGGATCCTCGGCCTGGTCGCGGCGCTTGTCGCACTGGGCGCCGCGGGCATCGCCACCGGACTGGCCGCCGCGGACGGCCGGGCCGACCTGGCCACCCTCGGCGCCGTCGGGGCCAGCCCGCGGGTGCGCCGGCTGCTGTCGCTGAGCCAGTCCGGGGTGATCTCCGGCTTGGGCGCCGTGCTCGGGGTGATAGCCGGCCTGGGCACCACGGCCGTGCTGATCGCCGCGCTCAACGCGGGCGGCGACTACATCCGGTTCGGCGAAGCCCCGATGCGCCTGTTCCTGCCCTGGGAGACCATCGCCATCGTGCTGGCCGTCCCGCTGATCGCCATGGCCGGCGCAGGCCTGCTCACCCGCTCCCGCCTCCCCATCGAACGCCGCCTGTAG
- a CDS encoding ABC transporter ATP-binding protein: MTAVLQLRDVHRTHGTGEAAVHALAGITLDVLAGELVAVMGPSGSGKSTLLNLAGGLDAPDAGEVLVEGVALSTLRRRELAGLRRRSVGYVFQALNLLPSLTAVENVALPLELEGIAARKARPLAEAALAEVELDGYADRFPDEMSGGQQQRVAIARALVGQRRLVLADEPTGALDSVTGEAVLRLLRARVDAGAAAVLVTHEARHAAWADRVVFLRDGRIVDASGPLTQPEQLLEPAS, translated from the coding sequence ATGACCGCCGTCCTGCAACTGCGCGACGTGCACCGCACCCACGGCACCGGCGAGGCGGCCGTGCACGCCCTGGCCGGCATCACCCTCGACGTGCTCGCCGGGGAGCTGGTGGCCGTGATGGGCCCGTCCGGCTCCGGCAAGTCGACGCTGCTCAACCTCGCCGGCGGGCTCGACGCGCCGGATGCGGGCGAGGTGCTCGTCGAAGGGGTCGCCCTGTCCACGCTGCGCCGCCGCGAGCTGGCCGGGCTGCGCCGGCGCAGCGTCGGATACGTGTTCCAGGCCCTCAACCTGCTCCCCAGCCTCACCGCCGTCGAGAACGTGGCGCTGCCGCTGGAGCTGGAGGGCATCGCCGCCCGCAAGGCCCGGCCGCTGGCCGAGGCGGCGCTGGCCGAGGTGGAACTCGACGGGTACGCCGACCGCTTCCCCGACGAGATGTCCGGTGGCCAGCAGCAGCGCGTGGCCATCGCCCGCGCCCTGGTCGGGCAGCGCCGCCTGGTGCTGGCCGACGAGCCCACCGGTGCGCTGGACTCGGTGACCGGCGAGGCGGTGCTGCGCCTGCTGCGCGCCCGGGTCGACGCCGGAGCGGCCGCGGTCCTGGTCACCCACGAGGCCCGGCACGCCGCCTGGGCCGACCGGGTCGTCTTCCTGCGCGACGGCCGGATCGTCGACGCCTCCGGCCCGCTCACCCAGCCCGAGCAGCTGCTGGAGCCCGCGTCATGA
- a CDS encoding PadR family transcriptional regulator, which yields MSIRHGLLALLERGPRYGYQLRAEFEDSTGSTWPLNIGQVYTTLNRLERDGLVRALPENDGGQRPYEITGEGRAELALWFATPIARADRPRDELAIKLALAITTPGIDVQAVVQSQRSATMRALQEYTRLKRTDAELPWRLVLEAMIFQSEAELRWLDHCETALVRYEKPVAAPLPSHDDTPREARR from the coding sequence ATGTCCATCCGGCATGGTTTGCTCGCCCTGCTCGAACGCGGTCCCCGCTACGGCTACCAGCTGCGGGCCGAGTTCGAGGACTCGACCGGCTCCACCTGGCCGCTCAACATCGGCCAGGTCTACACCACCCTCAACCGCCTCGAACGTGACGGCCTCGTCCGTGCGCTGCCGGAGAACGACGGGGGGCAGCGCCCCTACGAGATCACCGGGGAGGGGCGCGCCGAACTCGCGCTCTGGTTCGCCACCCCGATCGCCCGCGCCGACCGGCCCCGCGACGAGCTGGCCATCAAGCTCGCGCTCGCCATCACCACGCCGGGCATCGACGTGCAGGCGGTGGTGCAGTCCCAGCGCAGCGCGACGATGCGCGCGCTGCAGGAGTACACCCGGCTCAAGCGCACCGACGCCGAGCTGCCCTGGCGGCTCGTGCTCGAGGCGATGATCTTCCAGTCCGAGGCCGAGCTGCGCTGGCTCGACCACTGCGAGACGGCCCTGGTGCGGTACGAGAAGCCCGTCGCCGCCCCGCTGCCGTCGCACGACGACACCCCCCGGGAGGCCCGGCGATGA
- a CDS encoding ferritin-like domain-containing protein, with protein sequence MSEKLVERLQAALSAEHSAIFAYSRFGVLLDKTGQKEARVGEETHRTRRDALLVQLADLKATAPVAQAGYALPFPVAKPADALKLAAYVEDGVAATWRAALADAEGEARRQILLAYTDAAVRGTRWRKLAAVTPATVSYPGRKTQ encoded by the coding sequence ATGAGCGAGAAGTTGGTGGAGCGCCTGCAGGCCGCGCTGAGTGCGGAGCACAGTGCGATCTTCGCGTACTCCCGGTTCGGGGTGCTGCTGGACAAGACCGGGCAGAAGGAGGCGCGGGTCGGCGAGGAGACGCACCGGACCCGGCGCGACGCGCTGTTGGTGCAGCTCGCCGACCTGAAGGCGACCGCGCCCGTCGCGCAGGCGGGTTACGCGCTGCCGTTCCCGGTGGCCAAACCGGCCGACGCGCTGAAGCTCGCGGCCTACGTCGAGGACGGCGTGGCGGCGACCTGGCGGGCCGCACTGGCCGACGCCGAGGGCGAGGCGCGCCGCCAGATCCTGCTGGCCTACACCGATGCCGCGGTACGCGGCACGCGCTGGCGCAAGCTCGCCGCCGTCACCCCCGCCACCGTGTCGTATCCGGGCCGCAAGACCCAGTAG
- the rimP gene encoding ribosome maturation factor RimP, with protein MAQRGRATGRQAGRTPARAAAPAPARTSPAELAARRARLQAVIDPVVAGTGYDLEELSVKQVGRRHLVRVIIDGDGGVGLDAIAEVSRAVSRALDEAEESGTDLIMGEYQLEVSSPGVDRPLTLPRHWARNAGRLVKVKAGDKTLTGRVLAADADGITLDVDGKEHALGYDALGPGHVQVEFKRMNEISDEELAEFDDDSSDDEELDDDELDDEGEER; from the coding sequence ATGGCTCAGCGTGGCCGTGCCACAGGACGTCAGGCGGGCCGGACGCCCGCCCGGGCGGCGGCACCGGCTCCGGCCAGGACCTCTCCGGCCGAACTGGCGGCGCGCCGCGCCCGGTTGCAGGCCGTGATCGACCCCGTGGTGGCCGGCACCGGCTACGACCTGGAGGAGCTGTCGGTCAAGCAGGTCGGCCGCCGGCACCTGGTCCGAGTGATCATCGATGGCGACGGCGGGGTCGGGCTCGACGCCATCGCCGAGGTCTCCCGCGCCGTGTCGCGGGCGCTGGACGAGGCCGAGGAGTCCGGCACAGATCTGATCATGGGCGAGTACCAGTTGGAGGTCTCCTCGCCCGGGGTCGACCGGCCGCTGACCCTGCCGCGCCACTGGGCCCGCAACGCGGGCCGGCTGGTGAAGGTCAAGGCGGGGGACAAGACGCTGACCGGCCGCGTGCTCGCCGCCGACGCCGACGGGATCACCCTCGACGTGGACGGCAAGGAGCACGCGCTCGGCTACGACGCGCTGGGCCCCGGACACGTCCAGGTCGAGTTCAAGCGCATGAATGAGATCTCCGATGAGGAGCTCGCGGAGTTCGACGACGACTCGTCCGACGACGAGGAGCTCGACGACGACGAGCTGGACGATGAAGGGGAAGAGCGGTGA
- the nusA gene encoding transcription termination factor NusA translates to MNIDLAALRALARDKEISEETILQAIESALLTAYRHTEGAQSHARVEINRQSGAAVVYAQEYGGEGELLREWDDTPHDFGRIAAMTAKQVILQRLREATDEVHFGEYVNRDGDLVTGVIQAHESRTEKGIVSVDLGKVEAVLPQSEQVPGETYPHGQRIRCVVVHVAKSFRGPQVTLSRSHPALVKKLFALEVPEIADGTVEIAAIAREAGHRTKIAVRSTVQGVNPKGACIGPMGQRVRAVMSELHGEKIDIIDWSDDPAEFVGNALSPAKALKVEVVDLATRAARVTVPDYQLSLAIGREGQNARLAARLTGWRIDIRSDAADSGAAQPRGPRSAADHETEPGGTPVSA, encoded by the coding sequence GTGAACATCGATCTTGCGGCGCTTCGGGCGCTGGCACGCGACAAGGAGATCTCCGAGGAGACCATCCTGCAGGCAATCGAGTCTGCGCTGCTCACCGCGTACCGGCACACCGAGGGCGCGCAGTCGCACGCGCGGGTGGAGATCAACCGCCAGTCCGGCGCGGCCGTGGTGTACGCGCAGGAGTACGGCGGCGAGGGTGAGCTGCTGCGGGAGTGGGACGACACCCCGCACGACTTCGGCCGGATCGCGGCGATGACCGCCAAGCAGGTCATCCTGCAGCGCCTGCGCGAGGCGACCGACGAGGTGCACTTCGGCGAGTACGTCAACCGCGACGGCGACCTGGTCACCGGCGTGATCCAGGCGCACGAGAGCCGTACCGAGAAGGGCATCGTCTCGGTCGACCTGGGCAAGGTCGAGGCCGTGCTGCCGCAGTCGGAGCAGGTCCCCGGCGAGACGTACCCGCACGGTCAGCGCATCCGCTGCGTGGTGGTGCACGTCGCCAAGAGCTTCCGCGGGCCGCAGGTGACCCTGTCCCGCTCGCACCCGGCGCTGGTGAAGAAGCTGTTCGCGCTGGAGGTTCCGGAGATCGCCGACGGCACCGTCGAGATCGCCGCGATCGCGCGCGAGGCCGGCCACCGCACCAAGATCGCAGTGCGGTCCACCGTGCAGGGGGTCAACCCGAAGGGTGCCTGCATCGGCCCGATGGGCCAGCGGGTGCGCGCCGTCATGAGTGAACTGCACGGCGAGAAGATTGACATCATCGACTGGTCGGACGACCCGGCGGAGTTCGTGGGCAACGCGCTCTCCCCGGCCAAGGCCCTGAAGGTCGAAGTGGTGGATCTCGCAACGCGTGCGGCGCGCGTCACGGTGCCTGACTACCAGCTCTCGCTGGCGATCGGGCGGGAAGGGCAGAATGCCAGGTTGGCTGCCCGTCTGACCGGTTGGCGTATCGACATCCGCTCCGACGCGGCCGACTCCGGGGCCGCGCAACCGCGTGGACCGCGTTCCGCGGCTGATCACGAGACGGAGCCGGGCGGCACTCCCGTCTCCGCGTAG
- a CDS encoding YlxR family protein encodes MPPPVRTCVGCRQRASATELLRVVAVASGADQFSLRPDPRRRLTGRGAHVHPTAACLELALRRRAFGRALRITGVIDTGELAGAIHGP; translated from the coding sequence GTGCCGCCTCCGGTGCGCACCTGCGTCGGATGCAGGCAGCGGGCGTCCGCTACCGAACTGCTCCGCGTCGTGGCGGTGGCGTCGGGAGCTGACCAGTTCAGTCTCCGACCCGACCCGCGACGCAGATTGACCGGCCGGGGTGCCCACGTGCACCCGACAGCGGCCTGTCTCGAGCTGGCGCTGCGGCGTCGTGCCTTCGGGCGCGCGCTGCGGATCACCGGGGTCATCGACACCGGCGAGCTGGCCGGGGCGATCCACGGACCGTGA
- the infB gene encoding translation initiation factor IF-2, with protein MAGKARVHELAKELGVESKNVLAKLKEMGEFVKSASSTVEAPVARRLKDAFAAGSGAPSAPSAPSAPAAAATTTAATANEPRVTARPAPPKKPSAPMKPKAPTSMVPPTPVTKPASAHDIEVAAAEARASALKAEQEASVRAAQQAAKQREDQPRGDGPKPSFMPPRPGSTAARPPAAPSGRPGAPGGERRDGRPSGPRPEGGRDGRPSGPRPEGGAREGRPAAPGGARPPRSGGNNPFGISQGGAPSRPSPAGMPRPNPASMPPRPSPASMPPRPNPASMPSQRPARPGGGAGRPGGPGGGAGRPGGPGGGGGGFRGGPGGGGGGGFRGGPGGGGGAGTGFRPGGGAPGGGGGYRGGPGGGTGGPPAGGAGRPGGGAGGRGRGGGAAGAFGRGGGKSRGRKSKKQRRQEFDNLSAPTMSSGAPRGQGQEIRLPRGASLSDFADRINANPGSLVQEMFNLGEMVTATQSCTDETLQLLGEHLGFEVQIVSPEDEDRELLARFNIDLDADVDEERLVSRPPVVTVMGHVDHGKTKLLDAIRSANVVEGEAGGITQHIGAYQVHVEHEGEERAITFIDTPGHEAFTAMRARGAQATDIVVLVVAADDGVMPQTIEALNHAKAADVPIVVAVNKVDKPEANPGKVRQQLTEYGLVAEEYGGETMFVDISAKSRLNIDGLLEAVLLTADASLEMLAPIDGHAQGLAIEARLDKGRGPVATVLVQKGTLRVGDSIVAGNAYGRVRAMLDENGTPLAEAGPARPVMVLGLTAVPGAGDTFLAADDDRTVRQIAEQRQARKRAAEQANLRGRATLETLLEKIKEGERTSLDLIIKGDVSGSVEALEDALVALPIPEEIQLRIIHRGVGAITENDVNLASASSNSTAIIIGFNVRPMDQARDLADRNGVEIRYYTVIYQAIEEIEAALKGMLKPEYEEVALGSAEVREVFRSSKVGLIAGCIVRSGLLRRNAKARVVRDGAVVAESASISSLKRFKDDATEVREGFECGLTLGGYNNLQVGDIIETFEMREKPRV; from the coding sequence GTGGCAGGCAAGGCCCGCGTACACGAGCTTGCTAAGGAGCTCGGCGTCGAGAGCAAGAACGTTCTCGCCAAACTCAAGGAGATGGGCGAGTTCGTCAAGTCCGCGTCGAGCACCGTGGAAGCTCCCGTCGCCCGTCGGCTGAAGGACGCCTTCGCGGCCGGTTCGGGAGCGCCCAGCGCCCCGAGCGCGCCGTCGGCGCCCGCGGCGGCGGCGACGACCACGGCGGCGACCGCGAACGAACCCCGGGTGACGGCACGGCCGGCACCCCCCAAGAAGCCCTCGGCGCCCATGAAGCCGAAGGCACCGACCTCCATGGTTCCGCCCACCCCGGTGACGAAGCCGGCCAGCGCCCATGACATCGAGGTCGCCGCAGCCGAGGCCCGCGCCTCGGCGCTGAAGGCCGAGCAGGAGGCCTCCGTCCGGGCGGCTCAGCAGGCCGCCAAGCAGCGTGAGGACCAGCCCCGCGGTGACGGCCCGAAGCCCAGCTTCATGCCGCCCCGGCCCGGTTCCACCGCGGCCCGTCCGCCGGCCGCTCCGAGCGGCCGTCCCGGCGCACCCGGTGGCGAGCGCCGCGACGGGCGTCCCAGTGGTCCGCGTCCCGAGGGTGGCCGTGACGGCCGTCCGAGTGGCCCGCGTCCCGAGGGCGGCGCCCGTGAGGGCCGTCCGGCCGCACCTGGTGGTGCTCGCCCGCCGCGCAGCGGTGGCAACAACCCGTTCGGCATCTCGCAGGGCGGCGCCCCGTCGCGTCCGTCCCCGGCGGGCATGCCCCGTCCCAACCCGGCTTCCATGCCGCCTCGGCCCAGCCCGGCTTCCATGCCGCCGCGGCCGAACCCGGCGTCGATGCCCAGCCAGCGTCCCGCCCGTCCAGGTGGCGGCGCGGGTCGTCCCGGCGGTCCCGGCGGCGGCGCAGGTCGTCCCGGCGGTCCCGGTGGCGGCGGTGGCGGCTTCCGTGGCGGCCCTGGTGGCGGCGGCGGTGGCGGCTTCCGTGGCGGTCCCGGTGGCGGCGGTGGCGCCGGCACGGGCTTCCGTCCCGGCGGCGGTGCGCCCGGTGGCGGCGGCGGTTACCGCGGTGGTCCCGGTGGTGGCACCGGTGGCCCGCCGGCGGGTGGCGCAGGCCGTCCGGGTGGCGGTGCCGGTGGTCGTGGCCGTGGTGGCGGCGCTGCCGGTGCGTTCGGTCGTGGCGGCGGCAAGTCGCGCGGCCGCAAGTCCAAGAAGCAGCGGCGTCAAGAGTTCGACAACCTCTCCGCGCCCACGATGAGCTCGGGCGCACCGCGCGGTCAGGGTCAGGAGATCCGGCTGCCGCGCGGCGCGTCGCTGTCGGACTTCGCCGACCGCATCAACGCCAACCCGGGCTCGCTCGTCCAGGAGATGTTCAACCTGGGCGAGATGGTGACGGCGACGCAGTCCTGCACGGACGAGACGCTGCAGCTGCTCGGCGAGCACCTCGGCTTCGAGGTGCAGATCGTCAGCCCCGAGGACGAGGACCGCGAGCTGCTGGCCCGCTTCAACATCGACCTCGACGCCGACGTCGACGAGGAGCGCCTGGTCAGCCGGCCGCCGGTGGTGACCGTCATGGGCCACGTCGACCACGGTAAGACCAAGCTGCTGGACGCGATCCGGTCGGCGAACGTGGTCGAGGGCGAGGCCGGCGGCATCACCCAGCACATCGGCGCGTACCAGGTGCACGTCGAGCACGAGGGCGAAGAGCGGGCCATCACCTTCATCGACACCCCGGGTCACGAGGCGTTCACCGCCATGCGTGCCCGTGGCGCCCAGGCCACCGACATCGTCGTGCTGGTCGTGGCGGCCGATGACGGCGTCATGCCGCAGACGATCGAGGCGCTCAACCACGCCAAGGCGGCCGACGTGCCGATCGTGGTCGCGGTGAACAAGGTCGACAAGCCGGAGGCCAACCCGGGCAAGGTGCGTCAGCAGCTGACCGAGTACGGCCTGGTCGCCGAGGAGTACGGCGGCGAGACCATGTTCGTCGACATCTCCGCCAAGAGCCGTCTCAACATCGACGGCCTCCTGGAGGCGGTCCTGCTCACCGCGGACGCGTCGCTGGAGATGCTGGCCCCGATCGACGGGCACGCCCAGGGTCTGGCCATCGAGGCCCGGCTCGACAAGGGCCGCGGCCCGGTGGCGACGGTCCTGGTCCAGAAGGGCACGCTGCGCGTCGGCGACTCGATCGTGGCGGGCAACGCCTACGGTCGCGTCCGGGCGATGCTCGACGAGAACGGCACCCCGCTGGCCGAGGCGGGTCCCGCCCGTCCGGTGATGGTGCTCGGTCTGACCGCGGTGCCGGGTGCGGGTGACACCTTCCTGGCCGCCGACGACGACCGGACCGTTCGCCAGATCGCCGAGCAGCGGCAGGCCCGTAAGCGGGCTGCCGAGCAGGCGAACCTGCGCGGCCGGGCCACGCTGGAGACGCTGCTCGAGAAGATCAAGGAGGGCGAGCGCACCTCGCTCGACCTCATCATCAAGGGCGACGTGTCCGGTTCCGTGGAAGCACTGGAGGACGCGCTGGTCGCGCTGCCGATCCCGGAGGAGATCCAGCTTCGGATCATCCACCGCGGCGTCGGTGCGATCACGGAGAACGACGTCAACCTGGCGTCGGCCTCGTCGAACTCGACCGCGATCATCATCGGCTTCAACGTGCGGCCGATGGACCAGGCACGCGACCTGGCCGACCGCAACGGCGTGGAGATCCGGTACTACACGGTCATCTACCAGGCCATCGAGGAGATCGAGGCGGCCCTCAAGGGCATGCTCAAGCCGGAGTACGAAGAGGTCGCCCTGGGTTCGGCGGAGGTCCGCGAGGTCTTCCGTTCGTCCAAGGTGGGTCTCATCGCCGGCTGTATCGTCCGGTCGGGTCTGCTGCGGCGCAACGCCAAGGCACGGGTCGTCCGCGACGGTGCGGTCGTGGCGGAGAGCGCCTCGATCAGCTCGCTCAAGCGGTTCAAGGACGACGCGACCGAGGTCCGCGAGGGCTTCGAGTGTGGTCTGACCCTGGGTGGCTACAACAACCTGCAGGTGGGCGACATCATCGAGACCTTCGAGATGCGCGAGAAGCCGCGGGTGTGA
- a CDS encoding TRM11 family SAM-dependent methyltransferase: protein MARYGLLVAPSANRVYTQSAPELMAAELAVFSERALGGRIEPAEIVEFAGRPYLSFEVEDGTLGTDELRVLANLSSAYALFEMVEGGLLRPLGEPSLDRWDDDLITIQKYAGKTNEHFTKLLLNVTVLATSWAEQLLTKRFTVLDPVAGRGTTLNQTLMYGWDAVGIELDGKDVEAYSAFLKTWLKNKRIKHTTEMTPLRREGKRLGRRFDARIGDVREHPQHLSVFEADTIASRALLKGNSVDVIVADLPYGVVHGSRSAKGLARGPLELLEEALPGWSSLLRPGGALGMSWNTHVAPREDALDLLEEHGLEAVDYEGFEHRVDQAITRDILVARKV, encoded by the coding sequence GTGGCTAGGTACGGGCTTCTGGTGGCGCCGTCGGCGAACCGGGTCTACACGCAGTCGGCCCCGGAGTTGATGGCGGCCGAGCTGGCGGTGTTCTCCGAGCGGGCGCTGGGCGGCCGGATCGAGCCGGCCGAGATCGTGGAGTTCGCCGGGCGGCCCTACCTGTCCTTCGAGGTCGAGGACGGCACGCTCGGCACCGACGAGCTGCGGGTGCTGGCCAACCTGTCATCGGCGTACGCCCTGTTCGAGATGGTCGAGGGCGGCCTGCTGCGGCCGCTCGGCGAGCCGTCGCTGGACCGCTGGGACGACGACCTGATCACCATCCAGAAGTACGCCGGCAAGACCAACGAGCACTTCACCAAGCTGCTGCTCAACGTCACCGTGCTGGCCACCTCCTGGGCCGAGCAGCTGCTCACCAAGCGCTTCACCGTGCTCGACCCGGTCGCCGGCCGGGGCACCACGCTCAACCAGACGCTGATGTACGGCTGGGACGCGGTCGGCATCGAGCTCGACGGCAAGGACGTCGAGGCGTACAGCGCGTTCCTCAAGACCTGGCTCAAGAACAAGCGCATCAAGCACACGACCGAGATGACGCCGCTGCGCCGCGAGGGCAAGCGCCTCGGCCGCCGCTTCGACGCGCGCATCGGCGACGTGCGGGAGCACCCGCAGCACCTGTCCGTGTTCGAGGCGGACACCATCGCGTCCCGGGCGCTGCTCAAGGGCAACTCGGTCGACGTGATCGTGGCCGACCTGCCGTACGGCGTGGTCCACGGCAGCCGCAGCGCCAAGGGCCTGGCCCGCGGCCCGCTGGAACTGCTGGAGGAGGCGCTGCCGGGCTGGTCGTCGCTGCTGCGTCCCGGCGGCGCGCTGGGCATGTCGTGGAACACCCACGTCGCCCCGCGCGAGGACGCGCTGGACCTGCTCGAGGAGCACGGGCTGGAGGCCGTCGACTACGAGGGCTTCGAGCACCGCGTCGACCAGGCCATCACCCGGGACATTCTGGTGGCCCGCAAGGTGTGA